From Haloglomus litoreum, the proteins below share one genomic window:
- the folP gene encoding dihydropteroate synthase — protein MRTVDAAGLSIGDDHPTRIMGVLNVSKESPYKPSVYNDPGAAAEYVDEALIEEGADIVDVGLESANKRLDVLSAEDELDRLDTAIETIQSVSGDAVFSIETRYHEVAEAALDRGFDMVNDICGFADPEMPRVCEEYDVAVAKMASPPDLERPGAVEDVDWSARRADGRERSGSYADDIYEALSLNGFTDKTIVDPAFGGWSEAKTLDDDRETFRRLREFRGHGRPILVSINRKNFLRDLAGRDTERALPVSLAATAMAVERGAHVVRTHDVAETRDAAIVGDAFTPARLRDEEAGVEELDARTPAEVRRHLDRIGAPADIDHAARATTRVFELSGLTERDRATLTAPPVGAGFAPGSETGAGVLYGTPAALRSVVREVDGSERLQAALAGIEDALEDAE, from the coding sequence ATGCGAACCGTCGACGCGGCCGGGCTGTCCATCGGGGACGACCACCCCACGCGCATCATGGGCGTCCTGAACGTCTCGAAGGAGTCACCGTACAAGCCCAGTGTCTACAACGACCCCGGGGCCGCGGCCGAGTACGTCGACGAGGCCCTCATCGAGGAGGGCGCCGATATCGTGGACGTCGGCCTCGAATCGGCGAACAAACGCCTCGATGTCCTCTCGGCCGAGGACGAACTCGACCGGCTCGACACCGCCATCGAGACCATCCAGTCGGTCTCGGGCGACGCGGTCTTCTCCATCGAGACGCGCTACCACGAGGTCGCGGAGGCCGCCCTCGACCGGGGGTTCGACATGGTCAACGACATCTGTGGCTTCGCGGACCCGGAGATGCCCCGTGTCTGCGAGGAGTACGACGTGGCGGTCGCGAAGATGGCCTCGCCGCCGGACCTCGAACGGCCGGGCGCGGTCGAGGACGTGGACTGGTCGGCGCGACGCGCCGACGGACGGGAGCGTAGCGGGAGCTACGCGGACGACATCTACGAGGCCCTCTCGCTGAACGGCTTCACGGACAAGACCATCGTCGACCCGGCGTTCGGCGGGTGGTCGGAGGCCAAGACCCTCGACGACGACCGCGAGACGTTCCGCCGGCTTCGCGAGTTCCGCGGCCACGGCCGGCCCATCCTCGTCTCCATCAACCGGAAGAACTTCCTCCGTGACCTCGCGGGCCGGGACACCGAGCGGGCCCTGCCGGTGTCGCTCGCGGCGACGGCGATGGCGGTCGAGCGTGGCGCCCACGTCGTCCGCACCCACGACGTGGCCGAGACGCGTGACGCCGCCATCGTCGGGGACGCGTTCACGCCCGCGCGTCTGCGCGACGAGGAGGCCGGTGTCGAGGAGCTCGACGCCCGGACGCCCGCGGAGGTCCGTCGCCATCTGGACCGGATCGGCGCGCCTGCCGACATCGACCACGCCGCACGGGCCACGACGCGGGTGTTCGAGCTGTCGGGGCTGACCGAGCGCGACCGCGCGACCCTGACGGCACCCCCCGTCGGCGCCGGGTTCGCACCCGGAAGCGAGACGGGAGCCGGCGTGCTGTACGGGACTCCCGCGGCGCTCCGCTCGGTCGTCCGGGAGGTCGACGGCTCGGAGCGACTGCAGGCGGCGCTAGCGGGTATCGAGGACGCGCTCGAGGACGCGGAGTGA
- a CDS encoding potassium channel family protein, whose amino-acid sequence MMVWRNRRAAYYFGAVVLVSVGFTLVYNFGMRVWEQDPQPLYRSFEVVFQTFTTTGYGEDAPWSSPQMNVLVVVMQVTGIGLILTAVDVFAVPWIRSALSADPPTAVPGLSGHVVVCGYTSMGEAFLAELAARDHDYVIVESDREAAMELHRDDVPVVHGDPETRETLEGAGIADARAVLVDAPDDTSASIVLTVREAAPNVTVATLIEDADLAQYHRIAGADAVLSPRQLLGRSLAAQVPTAVSTRVEEGITIGDDFELVELAVREGSDLAGRTFAETAVRDRFGVTVIGAWVDADFHTPVPPGTDIEAGTRLLVAGGREELDSLRDATAASLRPLGPQQVVIAGLGQTGSAAREVLADTNTHLTVLDLDDGEHVDIVGDARDPDRQDELGIPDADAFLLTLGDDTSTVFATLVARDRNPDLDIVARADEETDEPKLYRAGADYVQSLATVSARMMLSTVFEDEEVLGYSQRIEVVQAPAGDLAGRTLAEERVRERTGCTVLAVDRDGETLTHLDPHEFVFDDTDEVVVAGTDESVQRFEEQFVD is encoded by the coding sequence ATAATGGTGTGGCGCAACCGGCGTGCGGCCTACTACTTCGGCGCCGTCGTGCTGGTGTCGGTGGGGTTCACGCTCGTCTACAACTTCGGGATGCGGGTCTGGGAGCAGGACCCACAGCCGCTCTACCGGTCGTTCGAGGTGGTCTTCCAGACGTTCACCACGACGGGCTACGGCGAGGACGCCCCCTGGTCGAGTCCGCAGATGAACGTCCTCGTGGTGGTGATGCAGGTGACGGGCATCGGGCTCATCCTGACCGCAGTCGACGTGTTCGCGGTCCCCTGGATCCGGAGCGCGCTGTCTGCCGACCCGCCCACGGCCGTGCCGGGGCTGAGCGGTCACGTCGTGGTCTGTGGGTACACCTCCATGGGGGAGGCGTTCCTGGCGGAACTGGCGGCTCGCGACCACGACTACGTCATCGTCGAATCCGACCGCGAGGCCGCCATGGAACTCCACCGTGACGACGTCCCGGTGGTCCACGGCGACCCGGAGACCCGAGAGACGCTGGAAGGGGCGGGCATCGCCGACGCTCGCGCGGTCCTCGTCGACGCCCCGGACGACACCAGCGCCAGCATCGTCCTCACGGTCCGGGAGGCAGCCCCCAACGTCACCGTCGCCACGCTCATCGAGGACGCCGACCTCGCGCAGTACCACCGTATCGCCGGGGCCGACGCGGTCCTCTCACCCCGCCAGCTCCTGGGTCGCAGCCTCGCCGCACAGGTCCCGACGGCGGTCTCGACGCGGGTGGAGGAGGGTATCACCATCGGCGACGACTTCGAACTCGTCGAGCTGGCCGTGCGCGAGGGGAGCGACCTCGCCGGCCGGACCTTCGCGGAGACGGCGGTTCGCGACCGGTTCGGTGTCACCGTCATCGGCGCGTGGGTCGACGCCGACTTCCACACGCCGGTCCCACCGGGGACCGACATCGAGGCAGGCACCCGGCTCCTCGTCGCGGGCGGCCGGGAGGAACTCGACTCCCTCCGGGATGCCACGGCGGCCAGTCTGCGGCCACTCGGGCCACAGCAGGTCGTCATCGCGGGGCTCGGGCAGACCGGCTCCGCCGCACGGGAGGTGCTGGCGGATACCAACACCCACCTGACCGTGCTGGACCTCGATGACGGCGAGCACGTCGACATCGTCGGCGACGCACGGGACCCGGACCGGCAGGACGAACTCGGCATCCCGGATGCCGATGCGTTCCTGCTCACGCTGGGTGACGACACCTCGACCGTGTTCGCCACGCTCGTCGCACGGGACCGGAACCCCGACCTCGACATCGTCGCCCGGGCGGACGAGGAGACCGACGAGCCGAAGCTCTACCGCGCCGGCGCGGACTACGTCCAGTCACTGGCCACCGTCAGCGCACGGATGATGCTCTCGACCGTGTTCGAGGACGAGGAGGTGCTGGGGTACTCCCAACGGATCGAGGTCGTCCAGGCACCGGCCGGGGACCTGGCGGGGCGGACCCTGGCCGAGGAGCGCGTCCGCGAGCGGACCGGCTGTACGGTCCTCGCGGTCGACCGGGACGGCGAGACCCTCACCCACCTGGACCCCCACGAGTTCGTCTTCGACGACACCGACGAGGTCGTGGTCGCGGGGACGGACGAGAGCGTCCAGCGGTTCGAGGAGCAGTTCGTCGACTGA
- a CDS encoding deoxyhypusine synthase, with amino-acid sequence MTDDGHDDGQEDGHGQETPDHDGQEDHADTPEHDDEPPREEFSHDPVSHVDVGAGMSVADLVAAYGDGGIGAADLHEAVDVTAAMFDDDVTTLMGLAGAMVPAGMRALVADLIRDGHVDALVTTGANLTHDAIEAIGGKHHHGRAHAPDRSEREHDEQLRDEGVDRIYNVYLPQEHFAAFESHLRDEVFPELGEEVVSIAAFTDALGAANARVNDREGIEEDAGIAAAAHEHDVPIYAPAVQDSVLGLQAWLHSQVSAFSLDALSDMSDLNDLAYEADETGALVVGGGVPKNYVLQTMLVTPGAYDYAVQLTMDPPQTGGLSGATLDEARSWGKLEKEARNVSVYADATITLPLVVAGALDRLEPADR; translated from the coding sequence ATGACCGACGACGGCCACGACGATGGGCAGGAGGACGGCCACGGACAGGAGACTCCTGACCACGACGGGCAGGAGGACCACGCGGACACACCGGAGCACGACGACGAGCCACCGCGCGAGGAGTTCAGCCACGACCCCGTCTCGCACGTCGACGTCGGCGCCGGGATGAGCGTGGCCGACCTCGTCGCAGCGTACGGCGACGGCGGCATCGGCGCCGCCGACCTCCACGAGGCGGTCGACGTGACGGCCGCGATGTTCGACGACGACGTGACCACGCTGATGGGGCTGGCAGGGGCGATGGTGCCGGCCGGCATGCGTGCGCTCGTCGCGGACCTGATCCGGGACGGCCACGTCGACGCGCTGGTCACGACGGGCGCGAACCTCACACACGACGCCATCGAGGCCATCGGCGGGAAGCACCATCACGGCCGGGCCCACGCGCCCGACCGGAGCGAGCGCGAACACGACGAGCAGCTCCGGGACGAGGGCGTCGACCGGATCTACAACGTCTACCTCCCGCAGGAGCACTTCGCTGCGTTCGAGAGCCACCTCCGCGACGAGGTGTTCCCGGAGCTGGGCGAGGAGGTCGTCTCCATCGCCGCGTTCACGGACGCGCTGGGCGCGGCGAACGCACGCGTCAACGACCGCGAGGGCATCGAGGAGGACGCCGGCATCGCCGCGGCCGCACACGAACACGACGTGCCGATCTACGCCCCCGCGGTGCAGGACTCCGTCCTGGGGCTGCAGGCGTGGCTCCACTCGCAGGTGTCGGCCTTCTCGCTGGACGCGCTCTCGGACATGAGCGACCTGAACGACCTTGCGTACGAGGCCGACGAGACGGGCGCGCTCGTCGTCGGTGGTGGCGTCCCGAAGAACTACGTGCTGCAGACGATGCTGGTGACGCCCGGCGCGTACGACTACGCCGTCCAGCTGACGATGGACCCGCCCCAGACCGGCGGACTCTCGGGTGCGACACTGGACGAGGCCCGGTCGTGGGGGAAACTGGAGAAGGAGGCCCGGAACGTCTCCGTCTACGCGGACGCGACCATCACGCTCCCGCTGGTCGTGGCGGGGGCGCTGGACCGGCTGGAGCCGGCCGACCGGTGA